A part of Pristiophorus japonicus isolate sPriJap1 chromosome 15, sPriJap1.hap1, whole genome shotgun sequence genomic DNA contains:
- the LOC139281461 gene encoding small integral membrane protein 30, whose product MQNMASWWGLPAVCATGACLLAVLPGAQALDGGDALALLLGLAISMVVLCACLGWYARRRNGQL is encoded by the coding sequence ATGCAAAACATGGCTTCCTGGTGGGGTTTGCCGGCGGTGTGCGCGACCGGGGCATGTTTGCTGGCTGTGCTCCCCGGGGCGCAGGCTTTGGACGGGGGAGACGCGCTGGCGTTGCTGCTGGGGCTGGCCATCAGCATGGTGGTGCTGTGCGCCTGTCTGGGCTGGTACGCGCGGAGGAGAAATGGGCAACTGTGA